From one Nitrospirota bacterium genomic stretch:
- a CDS encoding gamma carbonic anhydrase family protein, which produces MIRTYQGIKPTIPKSAFVEDTAVIVGDVVLGEESSVWFNSVVRGDVHYIRIGHRTNVQDLCMLHVTHDTHPLIIGDDVTIGHHVVLHGCTIKDRVLIGMGAIIMDGAVIGEDCVVGAGALVTEGTIVPPKSLILGSPA; this is translated from the coding sequence ATGATCCGCACCTACCAAGGCATCAAGCCGACCATCCCCAAATCCGCCTTCGTCGAAGACACCGCGGTCATCGTCGGCGATGTGGTCCTCGGCGAGGAATCCAGCGTCTGGTTCAATTCGGTCGTCCGCGGCGACGTCCATTACATCCGGATCGGCCACCGGACCAACGTGCAGGACCTGTGCATGTTGCACGTGACGCATGATACCCATCCCTTGATCATCGGAGACGACGTGACGATCGGGCACCATGTGGTCTTGCACGGCTGCACGATCAAGGACCGGGTCCTGATCGGCATGGGGGCCATCATCATGGACGGGGCGGTGATCGGCGAGGACTGCGTGGTGGGGGCCGGGGCGTTGGTCACCGAGGGCACCATCGTGCCGCCCAAGAGCCTGATCCTGGGCTCGCCGGCC